In one Mus caroli chromosome 14, CAROLI_EIJ_v1.1, whole genome shotgun sequence genomic region, the following are encoded:
- the Ap1g2 gene encoding AP-1 complex subunit gamma-like 2 isoform X2, whose product MVVHSLRLQDLIEEIRGAKTQAQEREVIQKECAQIRASFRDGDPLQRHRQLAKLLYVHMLGYPAHFGQMECLKLIASPRFTDKRVGYLGAMLLLDERHDSHLLITNSIKNDLSQGNQPVQGLALCTLSTMGSAEMCRDLAPEVEKLLLQPSPYVRKKAILTAVHMIRKDPELSGIFLPPCTKLLRERHHGIQLGTVTLITELCERNPAALRHFRKVVPQLVQILRTLVTTGYSTEHSISGVSDPFLQVQILRLLRILGRNHEESSETMNDLLAQVATNTDTSRNAGNAVLLETVLTIMAIHSAVGLRVLAVNILGRFLLNNDKNIRYVALTSLLQLVQSDHSAVQRHRSTVVECLQETDASLSRRALELSLALVNSSNVRAMMQELQAFLESCPPDLRADCASGILLAAERFAPSKRWHIDTILHVLTTAGAHVRDDAVANLTQLIGEAEELHTYSVRRLYSALAEDISQQPLVQVAAWCIGEYGDLLLEGNCEETEPFQVEEEDVLALLEKVLQSHMSLPATRGYAITALMKLSTRLRGDNNRIRQVVSIYGSCVDLELQQRAVEYNTLFQKYDHMRAAILEKMPLVERRDPHVKEGGKEKQTEAQLLEVTAPAPTEPQATKLLDLLDLLGDTSEPLSSGHAQYLPPQAPSPGETLIHLLDLPCAPPPPAPIPSVRVFEREGLQLDLSFMRPLETPALLLVTATTTNSSKEDVTHFVCQAAVPKSFQLQLQAPSGNTIPARGDLPITQVFRILNPNKAPLRLKLRLTYNHSGQPVQEIFEVDNLPVETWQ is encoded by the exons ATGGTGGTGCATTCGTTGAGACTTCAGGACCTAATCGAAGAGATTCGCGGGGCCAAGACGCAGGCCCAGGAACGGGAGGTGATCCAGAAGGAGTGCGCCCAAATTCGGGCCTCCTTCCGCGATGGGGATCCCCTGCAGAGGCATCGCCAGCTGGCCAAACTGCTCTACGTCCATATGTTGGGCTACCCCGCCCACTTTGGACAG ATGGAGTGCCTGAAACTGATCGCCTCCCCCAGATTCACAGACAAGAGGGTGGGCTACCTTGGGGCCATGCTTCTATTGGATGAGAGGCACGATTCCCATCTGCTCATTACCAACAGCATCAAGAA TGACCTGAGCCAAGGGAACCAGCCAGTTCAAGGCCTGGCCCTGTGTACTCTGAGTACCATGGGCTCTGCTGAGATGTGCCGGGACCTAGCCCCGGAGGTGGAAAAGCTGCTTCTGCAGCCCAGCCCCTATGTGCGGAAGAAG GCTATTTTGACTGCAGTGCACATGATCCGGAAGGACCCTGAGCTCTCCGGCATCTTCCTCCCACCTTGTACCAAACTGCTTCGTGAGCGTCATCATG GCATCCAGCTGGGCACAGTCACGCTGATCACGGAGCTCTGTGAAAGAAACCCTGCAGCCCTCAGGCACTTTCGCAAG GTAGTGCCGCAGCTGGTACAGATCCTCCGGACTCTGGTGACTACAGGATACTCCACGGAGCACAGCATCTCTGGAGTCAGCGACCCCTTCTTGCAG GTCCAGATACTCCGCCTACTTCGGATCCTGGGACGGAACCATGAAGAAAGTAGCGAGACCATGAACGACTTGCTGGCCCAG GTCGCCACCAACACAGACACCAGCCGAAATGCAGGCAACGCTGTCCTGTTGGAAACAGTGCTTACCATCATGGCCATCCACTCTGCCGTCGGCCTCCGG GTTCTAGCTGTTAACATTCTTGGTCGTTTCTTGCTCAACAATGACAAGAATATTAG GTATGTGGCTCTGACATCATTGCTGCAGCTGGTGCAGTCTGACCACAGTGCTGTACAACGTCACCGGTCCACTGTGGTGGAGTGTCTACAGGAAACGGACGCCTCCCTTAGCAG GCGGGCCCTGGAGCTGAGCCTGGCTCTGGTGAACAGCTCCAATGTACGAGCCATGATGCAGGAGCTGCAGGCCTTTCTAGAGTCCTGCCCCCCTGATCTTCGGGCTGATTGTGCCTCAGGCATTCTGTTGGCTGCCGAGAG GTTTGCTCCCAGCAAGCGATGGCACATAGACACCATCCTGCACGTGCTGACCACG GCAGGAGCCCATGTGAGGGATGATGCAGTGGCCAACCTGACCCAGCTGATTGGAGAGGCCGAGGAGCTGCATACCTACTCTGTGCGCCGCCTCTACAGTGCCTTAGCAGAGGATATCTCCCAG CAACCACTGGTTCAGGTGGCAGCCTGGTGCATTGGCGAGTATGGGGACCTCCTGCTGGAAGGTAACTGTGAGGAGACGGAGCCTTTTCAG gtggaagaagaggatgTGCTAGCACTGTTGGAAAAGGTGCTGCAGTCCCATATGTCCCTGCCAGCCACTCGGGGCTACGCCATCACAGCCCTCATGAAGCTGAGCACCCGGCTCCGGGGAGACAACAA TCGTATCCGCCAGGTGGTGTCCATCTATGGGAGCTGTGTGGACTTAGAGCTGCAACAGCGGGCTGTGGAGTATAACACACTCTTCCAGAAGTACGACCACATGAG AGCCGCCATCCTAGAAAAGATGCCTCTTGTAGAGCGCCGTGACCCCCACGttaaagagggagggaaggagaagcaaACGGAAGCCCAGCTCTTGGAAGTGACAGCCCCTGCCCCCACAGAACCCCag GCCACCAAACTCTTAGATCTACTGGATCTCCTGGGTGACACTTCAGAGCCTCTCTCTTCTGGGCATGCCCAGTATCTTCCTCCTCAGGCTCCTTCCCCAGGGGAAACCTTAATTCATCTCCTCGACCTTCcctgtgcaccaccacccccag ctcCCATCCCCAGTGTCAGAGTGTTTGAGCGTGAGggcctacagctggatctttcTTTCATGCGGCCCTTGGAAACCCCTGCTTTGCTCTTggtcactgccaccaccaccaactcCTCAAAGGAGGATGTTACCCACTTCGTTTGCCAGGCAGCTGTGCCCAAG agTTTCCAGCTGCAGTTACAGGCCCCCAGTGGGAACACAATTCCAGCTCGGGGTGATCTTCCCATCACCCAGGTCTTCAGAATCCTCAATCCTAACAAG GCACCTTTGCGACTTAAGCTGCGCCTCACCTACAACCACTCTGGCCAGCCAGTACAGGAGATCTTTGAGGTGGATAACTTGCCTGTGGAGACGTGGCAGTAA
- the Ap1g2 gene encoding AP-1 complex subunit gamma-like 2 isoform X3 — protein MVVPQLVQILRTLVTTGYSTEHSISGVSDPFLQVQILRLLRILGRNHEESSETMNDLLAQVATNTDTSRNAGNAVLLETVLTIMAIHSAVGLRVLAVNILGRFLLNNDKNIRYVALTSLLQLVQSDHSAVQRHRSTVVECLQETDASLSRRALELSLALVNSSNVRAMMQELQAFLESCPPDLRADCASGILLAAERFAPSKRWHIDTILHVLTTAGAHVRDDAVANLTQLIGEAEELHTYSVRRLYSALAEDISQQPLVQVAAWCIGEYGDLLLEGNCEETEPFQVEEEDVLALLEKVLQSHMSLPATRGYAITALMKLSTRLRGDNNRIRQVVSIYGSCVDLELQQRAVEYNTLFQKYDHMRAAILEKMPLVERRDPHVKEGGKEKQTEAQLLEVTAPAPTEPQATKLLDLLDLLGDTSEPLSSGHAQYLPPQAPSPGETLIHLLDLPCAPPPPAPIPSVRVFEREGLQLDLSFMRPLETPALLLVTATTTNSSKEDVTHFVCQAAVPKSFQLQLQAPSGNTIPARGDLPITQVFRILNPNKAPLRLKLRLTYNHSGQPVQEIFEVDNLPVETWQ, from the exons ATG GTAGTGCCGCAGCTGGTACAGATCCTCCGGACTCTGGTGACTACAGGATACTCCACGGAGCACAGCATCTCTGGAGTCAGCGACCCCTTCTTGCAG GTCCAGATACTCCGCCTACTTCGGATCCTGGGACGGAACCATGAAGAAAGTAGCGAGACCATGAACGACTTGCTGGCCCAG GTCGCCACCAACACAGACACCAGCCGAAATGCAGGCAACGCTGTCCTGTTGGAAACAGTGCTTACCATCATGGCCATCCACTCTGCCGTCGGCCTCCGG GTTCTAGCTGTTAACATTCTTGGTCGTTTCTTGCTCAACAATGACAAGAATATTAG GTATGTGGCTCTGACATCATTGCTGCAGCTGGTGCAGTCTGACCACAGTGCTGTACAACGTCACCGGTCCACTGTGGTGGAGTGTCTACAGGAAACGGACGCCTCCCTTAGCAG GCGGGCCCTGGAGCTGAGCCTGGCTCTGGTGAACAGCTCCAATGTACGAGCCATGATGCAGGAGCTGCAGGCCTTTCTAGAGTCCTGCCCCCCTGATCTTCGGGCTGATTGTGCCTCAGGCATTCTGTTGGCTGCCGAGAG GTTTGCTCCCAGCAAGCGATGGCACATAGACACCATCCTGCACGTGCTGACCACG GCAGGAGCCCATGTGAGGGATGATGCAGTGGCCAACCTGACCCAGCTGATTGGAGAGGCCGAGGAGCTGCATACCTACTCTGTGCGCCGCCTCTACAGTGCCTTAGCAGAGGATATCTCCCAG CAACCACTGGTTCAGGTGGCAGCCTGGTGCATTGGCGAGTATGGGGACCTCCTGCTGGAAGGTAACTGTGAGGAGACGGAGCCTTTTCAG gtggaagaagaggatgTGCTAGCACTGTTGGAAAAGGTGCTGCAGTCCCATATGTCCCTGCCAGCCACTCGGGGCTACGCCATCACAGCCCTCATGAAGCTGAGCACCCGGCTCCGGGGAGACAACAA TCGTATCCGCCAGGTGGTGTCCATCTATGGGAGCTGTGTGGACTTAGAGCTGCAACAGCGGGCTGTGGAGTATAACACACTCTTCCAGAAGTACGACCACATGAG AGCCGCCATCCTAGAAAAGATGCCTCTTGTAGAGCGCCGTGACCCCCACGttaaagagggagggaaggagaagcaaACGGAAGCCCAGCTCTTGGAAGTGACAGCCCCTGCCCCCACAGAACCCCag GCCACCAAACTCTTAGATCTACTGGATCTCCTGGGTGACACTTCAGAGCCTCTCTCTTCTGGGCATGCCCAGTATCTTCCTCCTCAGGCTCCTTCCCCAGGGGAAACCTTAATTCATCTCCTCGACCTTCcctgtgcaccaccacccccag ctcCCATCCCCAGTGTCAGAGTGTTTGAGCGTGAGggcctacagctggatctttcTTTCATGCGGCCCTTGGAAACCCCTGCTTTGCTCTTggtcactgccaccaccaccaactcCTCAAAGGAGGATGTTACCCACTTCGTTTGCCAGGCAGCTGTGCCCAAG agTTTCCAGCTGCAGTTACAGGCCCCCAGTGGGAACACAATTCCAGCTCGGGGTGATCTTCCCATCACCCAGGTCTTCAGAATCCTCAATCCTAACAAG GCACCTTTGCGACTTAAGCTGCGCCTCACCTACAACCACTCTGGCCAGCCAGTACAGGAGATCTTTGAGGTGGATAACTTGCCTGTGGAGACGTGGCAGTAA
- the Ap1g2 gene encoding AP-1 complex subunit gamma-like 2 isoform X1 has product MVVHSLRLQDLIEEIRGAKTQAQEREVIQKECAQIRASFRDGDPLQRHRQLAKLLYVHMLGYPAHFGQVLYSPDWELEKTLPPFQCRDFQMECLKLIASPRFTDKRVGYLGAMLLLDERHDSHLLITNSIKNDLSQGNQPVQGLALCTLSTMGSAEMCRDLAPEVEKLLLQPSPYVRKKAILTAVHMIRKDPELSGIFLPPCTKLLRERHHGIQLGTVTLITELCERNPAALRHFRKVVPQLVQILRTLVTTGYSTEHSISGVSDPFLQVQILRLLRILGRNHEESSETMNDLLAQVATNTDTSRNAGNAVLLETVLTIMAIHSAVGLRVLAVNILGRFLLNNDKNIRYVALTSLLQLVQSDHSAVQRHRSTVVECLQETDASLSRRALELSLALVNSSNVRAMMQELQAFLESCPPDLRADCASGILLAAERFAPSKRWHIDTILHVLTTAGAHVRDDAVANLTQLIGEAEELHTYSVRRLYSALAEDISQQPLVQVAAWCIGEYGDLLLEGNCEETEPFQVEEEDVLALLEKVLQSHMSLPATRGYAITALMKLSTRLRGDNNRIRQVVSIYGSCVDLELQQRAVEYNTLFQKYDHMRAAILEKMPLVERRDPHVKEGGKEKQTEAQLLEVTAPAPTEPQATKLLDLLDLLGDTSEPLSSGHAQYLPPQAPSPGETLIHLLDLPCAPPPPAPIPSVRVFEREGLQLDLSFMRPLETPALLLVTATTTNSSKEDVTHFVCQAAVPKSFQLQLQAPSGNTIPARGDLPITQVFRILNPNKAPLRLKLRLTYNHSGQPVQEIFEVDNLPVETWQ; this is encoded by the exons ATGGTGGTGCATTCGTTGAGACTTCAGGACCTAATCGAAGAGATTCGCGGGGCCAAGACGCAGGCCCAGGAACGGGAGGTGATCCAGAAGGAGTGCGCCCAAATTCGGGCCTCCTTCCGCGATGGGGATCCCCTGCAGAGGCATCGCCAGCTGGCCAAACTGCTCTACGTCCATATGTTGGGCTACCCCGCCCACTTTGGACAG GTTCTCTATAGCCCGGACTGGGAACTCGAGAAAACCCTGCCTCCGTTTCAGTGTAGGGATTTTCAG ATGGAGTGCCTGAAACTGATCGCCTCCCCCAGATTCACAGACAAGAGGGTGGGCTACCTTGGGGCCATGCTTCTATTGGATGAGAGGCACGATTCCCATCTGCTCATTACCAACAGCATCAAGAA TGACCTGAGCCAAGGGAACCAGCCAGTTCAAGGCCTGGCCCTGTGTACTCTGAGTACCATGGGCTCTGCTGAGATGTGCCGGGACCTAGCCCCGGAGGTGGAAAAGCTGCTTCTGCAGCCCAGCCCCTATGTGCGGAAGAAG GCTATTTTGACTGCAGTGCACATGATCCGGAAGGACCCTGAGCTCTCCGGCATCTTCCTCCCACCTTGTACCAAACTGCTTCGTGAGCGTCATCATG GCATCCAGCTGGGCACAGTCACGCTGATCACGGAGCTCTGTGAAAGAAACCCTGCAGCCCTCAGGCACTTTCGCAAG GTAGTGCCGCAGCTGGTACAGATCCTCCGGACTCTGGTGACTACAGGATACTCCACGGAGCACAGCATCTCTGGAGTCAGCGACCCCTTCTTGCAG GTCCAGATACTCCGCCTACTTCGGATCCTGGGACGGAACCATGAAGAAAGTAGCGAGACCATGAACGACTTGCTGGCCCAG GTCGCCACCAACACAGACACCAGCCGAAATGCAGGCAACGCTGTCCTGTTGGAAACAGTGCTTACCATCATGGCCATCCACTCTGCCGTCGGCCTCCGG GTTCTAGCTGTTAACATTCTTGGTCGTTTCTTGCTCAACAATGACAAGAATATTAG GTATGTGGCTCTGACATCATTGCTGCAGCTGGTGCAGTCTGACCACAGTGCTGTACAACGTCACCGGTCCACTGTGGTGGAGTGTCTACAGGAAACGGACGCCTCCCTTAGCAG GCGGGCCCTGGAGCTGAGCCTGGCTCTGGTGAACAGCTCCAATGTACGAGCCATGATGCAGGAGCTGCAGGCCTTTCTAGAGTCCTGCCCCCCTGATCTTCGGGCTGATTGTGCCTCAGGCATTCTGTTGGCTGCCGAGAG GTTTGCTCCCAGCAAGCGATGGCACATAGACACCATCCTGCACGTGCTGACCACG GCAGGAGCCCATGTGAGGGATGATGCAGTGGCCAACCTGACCCAGCTGATTGGAGAGGCCGAGGAGCTGCATACCTACTCTGTGCGCCGCCTCTACAGTGCCTTAGCAGAGGATATCTCCCAG CAACCACTGGTTCAGGTGGCAGCCTGGTGCATTGGCGAGTATGGGGACCTCCTGCTGGAAGGTAACTGTGAGGAGACGGAGCCTTTTCAG gtggaagaagaggatgTGCTAGCACTGTTGGAAAAGGTGCTGCAGTCCCATATGTCCCTGCCAGCCACTCGGGGCTACGCCATCACAGCCCTCATGAAGCTGAGCACCCGGCTCCGGGGAGACAACAA TCGTATCCGCCAGGTGGTGTCCATCTATGGGAGCTGTGTGGACTTAGAGCTGCAACAGCGGGCTGTGGAGTATAACACACTCTTCCAGAAGTACGACCACATGAG AGCCGCCATCCTAGAAAAGATGCCTCTTGTAGAGCGCCGTGACCCCCACGttaaagagggagggaaggagaagcaaACGGAAGCCCAGCTCTTGGAAGTGACAGCCCCTGCCCCCACAGAACCCCag GCCACCAAACTCTTAGATCTACTGGATCTCCTGGGTGACACTTCAGAGCCTCTCTCTTCTGGGCATGCCCAGTATCTTCCTCCTCAGGCTCCTTCCCCAGGGGAAACCTTAATTCATCTCCTCGACCTTCcctgtgcaccaccacccccag ctcCCATCCCCAGTGTCAGAGTGTTTGAGCGTGAGggcctacagctggatctttcTTTCATGCGGCCCTTGGAAACCCCTGCTTTGCTCTTggtcactgccaccaccaccaactcCTCAAAGGAGGATGTTACCCACTTCGTTTGCCAGGCAGCTGTGCCCAAG agTTTCCAGCTGCAGTTACAGGCCCCCAGTGGGAACACAATTCCAGCTCGGGGTGATCTTCCCATCACCCAGGTCTTCAGAATCCTCAATCCTAACAAG GCACCTTTGCGACTTAAGCTGCGCCTCACCTACAACCACTCTGGCCAGCCAGTACAGGAGATCTTTGAGGTGGATAACTTGCCTGTGGAGACGTGGCAGTAA
- the Jph4 gene encoding junctophilin-4 has product MSPGGKFDFDDGGCYVGGWEAGRAHGYGVCTGPGAQGEYSGCWAHGFESLGVFTGPGGHSYQGHWQQGKREGLGVERKSRWTYRGEWLGGLKGRSGVWESVSGLRYAGLWKDGFQDGYGTETYSDGGTYQGQWQAGKRHGYGVRQSVPYHQAALLRSPRRTSLDSGHSDPPTPPPPLPLPGDEGGSPASGSRGGFVLAGPGDADGASSRKRTPAAGGFFRRSLLLSGLRAGGRRSSLGSKRGSLRSEVSSEVGSTGPPGSEASGPPIPAPPALIEGSATEVYAGEWRADRRSGYGVSQRSNGLRYEGEWLGNRRHGYGRTTRPDGSREEGKYKRNRLVHGGRVRSLLPLALRRGKVKEKVDRAVEGARRAVSAARQRQEIAAARAADALLKAVAASSVAEKAVEAARMAKLIAQDLQPMLEAPGRRPRQDSGGSDTEPLDEDSPGVYENGLTPSEGSPELPSSPASSHQPWRAPACRSPLPPGGNWGPFSSPKAWPEEWGGPGEQAEELAGYEAEDEAGMQGPGPRDGSPLLGGCSDSSGSLREEEGEDEEALPQLRAPGGSESEPVTTPVLRGLSSRGPDAGCLTEEVEEPAPTERPAQPGAANPLVVGAVALLDLSLAFLFSQLLT; this is encoded by the exons ATGTCCCCCGGGGGCAAGTTCGACTTTGACGACGGGGGCTGCTACGTGGGGGGCTGGGAGGCGGGGCGGGCACATGGCTACGGCGTGTGCACCGGGCCCGGCGCCCAGGGAGAGTACAGCGGCTGCTGGGCTCACGGCTTCGAGTCGCTGGGTGTCTTCACGGGGCCCGGCGGACACAGTTACCAGGGCCACTGGCAGCAGGGCAAGCGCGAAGGGCTGGGCGTGGAGCGCAAGAGCCGCTGGACCTACCGCGGCGAGTGGCTGGGCGGGCTGAAGGGGCGCAGCGGCGTATGGGAGAGCGTGTCCGGCTTGCGCTACGCCGGGCTCTGGAAGGACGGCTTCCAGGACGGCTACGGCACCGAGACCTACTCGGATGGAG GCACTTACCAAGGCCAGTGGCAAGCCGGGAAACGCCACGGCTACGGGGTGCGCCAAAGTGTACCCTACCACCAGGCGGCGCTTCTGCGCTCACCCCGCCGCACCTCCCTGGACTCCGGCCACAGCGACCCCCCGACGCCgcctccacccctacccctaccaGGAGATGAAGGAGGCAGCCCAGCCTCCGGCTCCCGAGGCGGCTTCGTGCTGGCGGGGCCAGGGGACGCCGACGGGGCGTCTTCTCGTAAGCGCACCCCAGCAGCAGGTGGATTCTTCCGCCGTTCACTGCTGCTCAGCGGGCTCCGGGCTGGTGGGCGCCGCAGCTCCCTGGGCAGCAAGAGGGGATCTCTACGCAGCGAGGTGAGCAGCGAAGTGGGCAGTACAGGACCCCCGGGCTCCGAGGCCAGCGGGCCCCCAATCCCAGCTCCACCTGCCCTCATCGAGGGCTCAGCCACTGAGGTGTACGCCGGTGAGTGGCGTGCGGACCGGCGCAGTGGCTATGGAGTGAGCCAGAGATCCAACGGGCTGCGCTACGAAGGCGAGTGGCTGGGCAACCGACGCCACGGATACGGGCGCACCACCCGGCCCGATGGCTCCCGTGAGGAGGGCAAGTACAAGCGTAACCGGCTGGTACACGGGGGACGTGTCCgcagcctcctgcctctggcccTTAGACGGGGCAAAGTCAAGGAGAAAGTGGACAGGGCTGTCGAAGGTGCCCGTCGAGCTGTGAGTGCTGCCCGCCAGCGCCAGGAAATTGCAGCTGCCAG GGCCGCAGACGCCCTCCTAAAAGCAGTGGCAGCCAGCAGCGTCGCGGAGAAGGCTGTGGAGGCCGCGCGGATGGCCAAGCTGATAGCCCAGGATCTACAACCCATGTTAGAGGCCCCAG GCCGCAGACCCAGACAGGATTCAGGAGGTTCTGACACAGAGCCTTTGGATGAGGACAGCCCTGGGGTATACGAAAATGGACTGACCCCCTCAGAGGGCTCTCCGGAACTACCCAGCAGCCCCGCCTCCTCCCACCAACCTTGGCGAGCCCCTGCCTGCCGGAGCCCACTGCCTCCTGGAGGGAACTGGGGCCCCTTCTCCAGCCCTAAAGCTTGGCCGGAGGAGTGGGGGGGTCCTGGTGAGCAGGCAGAGGAACTAGCTGGCTATGAGGCTGAGGACGAGGCTGGGATGCAGGGTCCAGGACCAAGAGATGGTTCCCCACTTCTCGGAGGCTGCAGTGACAGTTCAGGAAGTCTtcgagaggaggagggggaagacgAAGAGGCCTTGCCCCAACTGAGGGCCCCAGGAGGCTCAGAGTCTGAGCCTGTCACCACGCCAGTTTTGAGGGGCCTGTCTTCAAGGGGTCCTGATGCTGGGTGCCTGACAGAAGAGGTTGAAGAGCCTGCTCCCACCGAGAGGCCTGCCCAGCCG GGAGCTGCCAACCCCCTGGTGGTGGGAGCTGTGGCCTTGCTGGACCTCAGCTTGGCCTTCCTGTTCTCCCAGCTCCTCACCTGA